A single genomic interval of Adhaeribacter pallidiroseus harbors:
- a CDS encoding glucuronyl esterase domain-containing protein: MKKVGFLLFVLTISTALAQHTPSADKKNPAPVSFTTEQDHQNMMQQLGIKSLRPGPSGDETAPNHANYDEALANPYPNLPEVLTLKNGKKVTTPEQWWKQRRPEIIEDFEKEVVGRVPKQVPKVNWKVLINEREMVGWTPVIAKQLVGQVDNSEYPQLEVNMAMTVVTPANAKGPVPVLMMFSRSALPAPAQPSKESLEKINNALKDLLVKNDPSLKAIFEQFPAYTPIPAAPTTFPMGAPVGDPPTPNQLLAAGWGYVLIEPGSIQADNGAGLTKGIIGLVNKGQPRKPDDWGALRAWAWGASRGLDYLETDPAVDAKRVGIEGVSRYGKAALVTQAFDQRFALGLIGSAGEGGTKLHRRNFGEAVESLTGSGEYHWMAGNFLKYGASQATFGSKNAHDIPVDAHQLIALCAPRPTFISYGIPEKGDSKWLDQQGSYMATVAAGPVFKLLGARDLGVTESYKTAKMPGVNVDMLEGELAWRQHDGGHTDAPNIKYFIPWANKMIGYKSLTANR, encoded by the coding sequence ATGAAAAAAGTCGGTTTTTTACTTTTCGTTTTAACTATTTCCACGGCTTTGGCCCAGCATACACCTTCGGCTGACAAAAAAAATCCTGCACCAGTAAGTTTTACCACGGAGCAGGATCATCAGAACATGATGCAGCAGTTAGGCATTAAATCTTTGCGGCCCGGACCAAGCGGGGATGAAACAGCTCCAAACCACGCAAACTACGATGAGGCATTGGCAAATCCGTACCCAAACTTACCAGAAGTATTAACCTTAAAAAACGGCAAAAAAGTAACCACGCCTGAGCAATGGTGGAAGCAACGGCGCCCCGAAATTATCGAGGATTTTGAAAAAGAAGTAGTGGGGCGGGTACCGAAGCAAGTGCCGAAAGTAAACTGGAAAGTGTTGATCAACGAACGGGAAATGGTAGGGTGGACACCCGTAATAGCCAAGCAGTTAGTGGGCCAGGTAGATAATAGCGAGTACCCGCAGTTAGAAGTTAATATGGCCATGACGGTAGTAACACCCGCCAATGCCAAAGGACCGGTACCGGTTCTCATGATGTTTAGCCGCAGTGCTTTGCCGGCTCCAGCGCAACCTTCCAAGGAAAGCCTAGAAAAAATTAATAATGCTTTAAAGGATTTACTTGTTAAAAATGATCCATCTTTAAAAGCTATTTTCGAGCAATTTCCGGCTTATACACCCATTCCGGCTGCGCCAACAACCTTCCCGATGGGTGCGCCTGTTGGCGATCCACCTACGCCTAATCAGTTATTAGCGGCTGGTTGGGGTTACGTGTTAATAGAACCCGGCAGTATTCAGGCCGATAATGGGGCGGGTTTAACGAAGGGGATCATTGGATTGGTAAACAAAGGACAGCCGCGCAAACCCGATGATTGGGGAGCCTTACGCGCTTGGGCCTGGGGAGCATCGCGGGGCTTAGATTATTTAGAAACGGATCCTGCTGTAGATGCTAAACGCGTAGGAATTGAAGGAGTTTCGCGGTACGGGAAAGCAGCTTTGGTGACCCAAGCATTTGACCAGCGCTTTGCTTTAGGTTTAATTGGTTCGGCGGGTGAGGGCGGCACCAAGTTACACCGACGTAATTTTGGCGAGGCGGTAGAAAGTTTAACCGGCAGCGGCGAGTACCACTGGATGGCCGGTAATTTTTTAAAATACGGGGCTTCCCAGGCTACTTTCGGGAGTAAAAACGCCCACGATATTCCCGTGGACGCCCACCAATTAATAGCTTTATGCGCGCCGCGGCCAACCTTTATTAGTTACGGTATCCCGGAAAAAGGCGATTCTAAATGGCTCGATCAGCAAGGCAGCTACATGGCCACCGTAGCCGCCGGACCCGTTTTTAAGTTGTTAGGAGCAAGAGATTTAGGAGTAACGGAAAGCTACAAAACGGCCAAAATGCCGGGCGTAAACGTGGATATGCTGGAGGGGGAACTCGCTTGGCGTCAGCACGATGGTGGCCATACCGATGCGCCTAACATTAAGTATTTTATTCCGTGGGCCAACAAAATGATCGGTTATAAATCGCTTACAGCTAACCGGTAA
- a CDS encoding SusD/RagB family nutrient-binding outer membrane lipoprotein → MKYIHKILLGAFGMALPLAGCDTDELHNLNVNPQAVNQIDLNYLFTAAELGIGSNGSAGDNRFIDWRTNIGMTAYAIQHLANAGGGIAPGDKYQDNFETAAAPFEFTYNDQLKNIAEILKQTNPGGFAEGKYQNLRNASRIIKAFSFHRLTDFYGNVPYFEANQGMETIFFPKYDKQSAIYADLLKELDEASAALNAANPDEGFSKSDFIYNGDVAKWKTWGYSLMLRLAMRVSNVNPDLAKQYVTKAVAGGVFTSNADNVWVKMAAGPSQWTNQNGISRAFYPGDGGQPSYLSKTLVDFLKGANSGISTDDDPRLMILSGGIADWSAAEWKPINIDPLAQKGMPNGFDQSGLDALEGKPVDQSKTYSRINFLMLQLDEPYMVMNYGEVELLLAEALERGIGTGITGTAADHYNAGVKASMQMYTPYDASLTVSDAAVATYLTTYPYGVAKAALPMIYEQLWVNKFFNWWEAWSDWRRTDTPQLTPVNYQGNVTNGTIPVRLKYPATEAAGNQNYLTGATKPDTYTTKVWWDGGTE, encoded by the coding sequence ATGAAATACATACATAAAATACTATTAGGGGCCTTCGGGATGGCACTTCCCCTGGCCGGCTGCGATACGGATGAACTTCATAATTTAAATGTAAACCCGCAGGCCGTTAATCAAATCGATTTAAATTACCTCTTTACGGCCGCCGAGTTAGGCATTGGTTCGAACGGTTCAGCTGGTGATAACCGGTTTATTGATTGGCGAACCAACATTGGTATGACCGCTTATGCTATTCAGCACTTGGCGAATGCGGGCGGCGGTATTGCACCGGGCGATAAGTATCAGGATAACTTTGAAACGGCAGCCGCGCCTTTTGAATTTACCTACAACGACCAGTTAAAAAACATTGCCGAGATTTTAAAACAAACCAACCCCGGCGGATTTGCCGAAGGCAAGTACCAGAATTTGCGCAATGCCTCCCGGATTATAAAGGCTTTCAGCTTTCACCGGTTAACGGACTTTTACGGGAATGTGCCTTACTTTGAAGCGAATCAAGGTATGGAAACTATTTTCTTTCCAAAATACGATAAGCAATCAGCCATATATGCTGATTTATTGAAAGAATTAGATGAAGCTTCAGCGGCTTTAAACGCTGCCAATCCGGACGAAGGCTTTTCTAAATCGGACTTTATCTACAACGGTGATGTAGCTAAATGGAAAACATGGGGTTATTCGCTTATGCTGCGCTTAGCCATGCGGGTTTCTAATGTAAACCCCGACTTAGCGAAGCAATATGTTACCAAAGCAGTGGCCGGTGGCGTATTTACCAGCAACGCCGATAACGTTTGGGTAAAAATGGCGGCCGGTCCTAGTCAATGGACTAACCAAAACGGTATTTCCCGGGCATTTTATCCTGGTGATGGTGGACAGCCTTCTTACTTGAGTAAAACCTTGGTTGATTTTCTGAAAGGCGCTAACTCCGGCATAAGCACCGACGACGATCCTCGCTTAATGATTTTAAGTGGCGGTATTGCTGATTGGTCCGCGGCAGAATGGAAACCAATAAACATCGATCCGTTAGCTCAAAAAGGCATGCCCAATGGTTTCGATCAGAGTGGCTTGGATGCTCTGGAAGGTAAACCAGTTGATCAAAGCAAAACGTACTCCCGGATCAATTTCCTGATGCTGCAACTGGACGAGCCTTACATGGTGATGAACTACGGCGAGGTTGAACTGTTATTAGCCGAAGCACTGGAAAGAGGCATTGGCACAGGAATTACCGGTACAGCCGCAGATCATTACAATGCCGGGGTTAAAGCCTCTATGCAAATGTATACACCCTACGATGCTTCCCTCACTGTTTCGGACGCAGCAGTGGCTACTTACTTAACTACTTACCCCTACGGCGTAGCCAAAGCAGCCTTGCCTATGATTTACGAGCAACTATGGGTAAACAAATTCTTTAACTGGTGGGAAGCCTGGTCGGATTGGAGAAGAACCGACACGCCGCAGTTAACCCCGGTTAATTACCAAGGCAATGTAACGAATGGTACTATTCCGGTACGGTTGAAATACCCGGCTACAGAAGCTGCTGGTAATCAAAATTACTTAACCGGCGCAACTAAACCCGATACTTACACTACCAAAGTTTGGTGGGATGGTGGTACGGAATAG
- a CDS encoding SusC/RagA family TonB-linked outer membrane protein: protein MRKKLLLISFMMCWLTVNVLAQVSIKGKVVAAGNEPLPGVSILVQGTNQGTTTDVDGNYTLQAPASGTLVFSYIGYTAKNVAINNQSTINVTLDADTKQLNEVVVTALGIQREKKSLGYTISEVKGENLTQARENNLANALSGRVAGVNVSGVASGPAGSSRVVIRGNKSLKGSNQPLYVVDGIPMDNSNFGQAGVWGGVDRGDGMASINPDDIESITVLKGGAASALYGSRAAYGVINITTKKGSKRKGLGVEYNSNFVFETLNNQTDLQKDYGSGNYVRSNPTDPTSPFVAAKPTSPLQAYNWGDVSWGPRFDGSPVIQFDGVTRPYSYTGDNWKRFYETGTAFTNTLALTGGGENQTFRFSVSDLRSKSIMPNSGFDRMNMSLATDGRFGKKVTFNAKILYSHEDAKNRPFLSDSPNNAFQSIYRMPGNYNVLDYKGDPNKPGAIAANTDPALLSIWGKTVGEEFQQSNNPWGQNPYWVAYQTSVDDVRDRIIPSAQLRYNITDYLYLSGRMGMDWFTRRDQQVTPQGTGHTRSGSMNEGEDRVREINMESILGIDKTFGKIGVNAFVGANRMRRSNERLNLNGNGFNVPFEQFINNAATRTFDYAYGERGINSVFASAEVSYNDYLFLTGTLRKDWFSVLNPAINDIVYPSIGASYVFTESFSTMPEWLSFGKVRASWAQVGDANSVDSYQTNNTYSLLGATHLGRPMASFSTAGGNNGLIPNTNLIPLTSTELEFGTELRFLEDRLGLEFTYYHQKTTDDILNATISRASGFGTTLVNIGELENKGIEILLTATPVRGAFTWDASLNVARNRNKVIKLIEGNPELIVEEPRTRTVFVKHIEGHPYGELTGWVQKKAPDGRLVFEANGAPVQSDKMEIIGNGLADWTGGLTNSFSFKNFNLNFLVDFKLGGEIYSGTNVRLTQWGLHKQSLIGREGQEPLTVSGVTQNGKDASGNPIYAEFNKTLTPQEAQNYWNQLGERAQDRFVYDASFAKLRQLTFGYNVPQSFLKKTPFQTLSLSFVGRNLAILWKNTDNIDPESSYSSGNGQGLDYFGMPRTRSYGFNLRVGF, encoded by the coding sequence ATGAGAAAAAAATTACTTCTTATTTCCTTTATGATGTGCTGGCTCACGGTAAACGTGCTGGCTCAGGTATCTATAAAAGGAAAAGTAGTTGCTGCTGGTAATGAGCCCTTACCGGGAGTTAGCATTCTAGTTCAGGGCACCAACCAAGGTACCACCACCGATGTAGACGGTAACTATACCTTACAAGCTCCTGCTTCCGGCACTTTGGTTTTTTCTTACATTGGCTATACCGCCAAAAATGTAGCCATCAACAACCAGTCAACTATTAACGTTACCCTGGACGCAGATACCAAACAGTTAAACGAGGTAGTAGTAACCGCTCTCGGTATTCAGCGGGAGAAGAAGTCTTTAGGTTATACTATATCCGAAGTAAAAGGGGAGAATCTGACCCAAGCGCGCGAAAATAACTTAGCCAATGCACTATCCGGTAGAGTAGCCGGGGTAAACGTAAGCGGAGTAGCTTCCGGACCCGCTGGTTCTTCGCGGGTAGTGATCAGAGGGAACAAATCGCTAAAAGGTTCTAACCAACCACTCTACGTGGTGGATGGTATACCGATGGACAACTCTAATTTTGGGCAGGCTGGCGTATGGGGTGGCGTAGATAGAGGTGATGGCATGGCCAGTATCAATCCCGATGATATTGAATCTATTACGGTTTTAAAAGGAGGAGCAGCATCTGCACTTTACGGGTCCCGCGCCGCTTACGGTGTAATCAACATTACTACCAAAAAAGGTTCCAAAAGAAAAGGACTAGGCGTTGAGTATAATTCTAATTTTGTATTTGAAACCTTGAATAATCAAACTGATTTACAAAAAGATTACGGCAGTGGTAACTACGTTCGTTCTAATCCCACCGATCCCACTTCGCCGTTTGTAGCGGCTAAACCAACTAGTCCTTTACAAGCGTATAACTGGGGCGATGTATCCTGGGGACCCCGTTTTGATGGCAGCCCGGTTATTCAGTTCGATGGCGTAACGCGGCCATATTCCTACACCGGTGATAACTGGAAACGTTTTTACGAAACGGGTACCGCTTTTACCAATACGCTAGCTTTAACGGGTGGCGGCGAAAATCAGACCTTCCGTTTTTCTGTTTCTGATTTACGCAGTAAATCCATTATGCCAAATTCTGGCTTCGACCGGATGAACATGTCTCTAGCTACTGATGGTAGATTTGGCAAAAAAGTTACTTTCAATGCCAAAATATTGTACTCCCACGAAGATGCCAAAAACCGTCCTTTCTTATCCGATTCTCCTAACAACGCTTTTCAATCTATTTACCGGATGCCGGGTAATTATAATGTACTGGATTATAAAGGCGATCCGAATAAGCCAGGGGCCATTGCGGCTAATACCGATCCGGCTCTCTTAAGTATTTGGGGTAAAACCGTGGGCGAAGAATTCCAGCAATCCAACAATCCCTGGGGGCAAAACCCGTATTGGGTAGCCTATCAAACTTCGGTTGATGACGTGCGGGATCGAATTATACCATCGGCACAATTGCGGTACAACATCACCGATTACTTATACCTTTCCGGCCGGATGGGTATGGATTGGTTCACGCGGCGCGACCAGCAAGTTACTCCTCAAGGAACCGGCCATACCCGAAGCGGTTCTATGAACGAAGGTGAAGACCGCGTTCGGGAAATAAACATGGAATCTATTCTGGGAATTGATAAAACCTTCGGTAAAATTGGGGTAAATGCTTTTGTGGGGGCTAACCGCATGCGCCGGAGCAATGAGCGCCTTAATTTAAATGGCAATGGTTTTAACGTACCTTTCGAGCAATTTATTAATAATGCCGCTACCCGTACTTTCGACTATGCTTACGGGGAAAGAGGAATTAATTCCGTATTTGCCTCGGCTGAGGTTAGTTATAATGATTATTTGTTTTTAACCGGAACATTGCGTAAAGACTGGTTTTCTGTTTTAAACCCAGCAATTAACGATATTGTATATCCTTCGATTGGGGCTAGCTATGTATTTACAGAGTCGTTTAGTACGATGCCGGAATGGTTAAGCTTTGGTAAAGTGCGGGCCTCCTGGGCACAAGTAGGAGATGCCAACTCAGTAGATTCCTACCAAACGAATAACACCTATTCGCTTTTAGGAGCTACTCATCTGGGTCGCCCCATGGCCTCTTTCTCGACGGCGGGTGGTAATAACGGCTTAATCCCCAATACAAATTTAATTCCTTTAACTTCTACAGAGCTTGAATTTGGAACCGAGTTGCGGTTTTTGGAAGATCGCTTGGGCTTAGAATTTACTTATTATCACCAGAAAACTACTGATGATATTCTCAATGCTACTATTTCCCGGGCCTCTGGCTTCGGCACAACTTTGGTAAATATTGGCGAACTGGAAAATAAAGGGATAGAAATTTTATTAACTGCTACGCCGGTAAGAGGGGCCTTTACTTGGGATGCTTCTTTAAACGTAGCCCGCAACCGCAATAAGGTAATTAAACTGATTGAAGGTAATCCGGAACTTATTGTGGAAGAGCCACGCACCCGGACCGTGTTTGTAAAACACATTGAAGGTCATCCTTACGGCGAATTAACCGGTTGGGTACAGAAAAAAGCTCCTGATGGACGGTTAGTGTTTGAAGCCAATGGGGCACCCGTACAATCCGATAAAATGGAGATTATTGGCAATGGCTTAGCCGATTGGACTGGTGGTTTAACTAACTCTTTCTCTTTTAAAAACTTCAATTTGAATTTCTTGGTTGATTTTAAATTAGGCGGTGAAATTTACTCCGGTACCAACGTACGCCTAACCCAGTGGGGCTTGCACAAGCAATCTTTAATTGGGCGCGAAGGTCAAGAGCCCTTAACAGTATCCGGCGTAACCCAAAATGGCAAAGATGCCAGTGGAAATCCAATCTATGCGGAATTCAATAAAACCTTAACCCCCCAGGAAGCCCAAAACTACTGGAACCAACTAGGCGAAAGAGCCCAAGATCGCTTTGTGTACGATGCTTCTTTTGCGAAACTGCGCCAACTTACTTTCGGCTATAACGTTCCGCAAAGCTTCCTGAAAAAGACTCCTTTCCAAACTTTGAGCTTGTCTTTTGTCGGCCGTAACCTAGCCATTCTTTGGAAAAATACCGATAACATCGATCCGGAATCAAGCTATTCCAGCGGTAATGGCCAGGGTTTGGATTACTTTGGTATGCCGCGTACACGCAGTTATGGTTTTAACTTACGGGTAGGATTTTGA
- a CDS encoding vanadium-dependent haloperoxidase, with amino-acid sequence MKRAIWLVLLVLGIRATSNATPASYPADAKTYVQILKKLTDVMVQDVTGPCAAARYYAYANLAAYEVQNQQAPPVQYTSFRGIIRDYPEFNLAANPAVNANFASLYALLRMGEELLPSGYLLEESRRQLLLEAVKKHRLSKAQLDGSVAYADQIVKHLLQYAAKDGYLKTTGYLRYTPLKQSSHWQPTPPAYQEAYEPHWGTLRPFLLDSAAQFKPTPAVAYNEQDGTPFYNLAREVYNIGKTMSPEQRNIANFWDCNPFFLVQQGHVSYGTKKISPGGHWMGITGIACMQKQLNLAATIRCHALVSITMADAFISCWNEKYRSNRIRPETFINTHLDRNWRALLQTPPFPEYTSGHSVVSAAVATLLTALLGDKFSYTDTVEVEFGLPARSFTSFQQAAQEAALSRLYGGIHFRDAIDNGFSQGQQIGQYVLQKLKQE; translated from the coding sequence ATGAAAAGAGCAATTTGGCTGGTGCTACTGGTACTGGGTATAAGAGCTACAAGCAATGCCACGCCGGCCAGTTACCCCGCCGATGCAAAAACCTATGTTCAGATTTTAAAGAAATTAACGGATGTAATGGTGCAGGATGTAACCGGGCCTTGTGCCGCCGCCCGTTATTATGCTTATGCCAACCTGGCCGCCTACGAAGTACAAAACCAACAGGCTCCTCCGGTCCAGTATACGTCTTTCCGGGGAATTATCCGCGACTATCCGGAATTTAATCTTGCTGCAAATCCCGCTGTTAATGCCAACTTTGCCAGTTTGTACGCCTTGCTCCGCATGGGCGAAGAATTATTGCCATCCGGTTATTTACTGGAAGAGTCGCGCCGGCAATTACTGCTGGAAGCCGTTAAAAAGCACCGCCTGAGTAAAGCACAACTAGACGGTTCCGTAGCTTACGCCGACCAAATCGTTAAGCATTTACTGCAGTATGCTGCAAAAGACGGCTATTTAAAAACAACGGGTTATCTGCGGTATACACCATTAAAACAAAGTAGCCACTGGCAGCCCACCCCGCCGGCTTACCAGGAAGCTTACGAACCTCATTGGGGAACGCTGCGGCCGTTTTTGCTGGATAGTGCCGCTCAGTTTAAACCAACTCCAGCAGTAGCTTATAACGAACAGGACGGTACGCCTTTTTATAATTTAGCCCGCGAGGTGTACAATATAGGCAAAACTATGAGCCCCGAACAGCGCAATATTGCTAACTTCTGGGATTGCAATCCTTTTTTTCTGGTGCAGCAAGGGCACGTGAGTTATGGTACCAAAAAGATTTCGCCGGGCGGGCATTGGATGGGCATTACCGGTATTGCTTGTATGCAAAAACAACTTAATCTGGCGGCAACTATTCGCTGTCATGCTTTGGTGAGTATTACCATGGCCGATGCTTTTATTTCTTGCTGGAATGAGAAATACCGGAGTAACCGCATCCGGCCCGAAACGTTTATTAACACCCACCTCGACCGCAACTGGCGGGCTTTGCTGCAAACGCCGCCTTTTCCGGAATATACCAGTGGCCACAGTGTGGTATCAGCGGCAGTTGCTACCTTACTCACTGCACTTTTAGGCGATAAATTTTCTTATACGGATACGGTAGAAGTGGAATTTGGCCTACCCGCGCGGTCTTTTACTTCTTTTCAGCAAGCAGCCCAGGAAGCGGCTCTCTCCCGTTTGTACGGCGGCATTCACTTCCGTGACGCCATTGATAACGGTTTTAGCCAGGGCCAGCAAATCGGGCAGTATGTCTTACAAAAGTTAAAGCAAGAATAA
- a CDS encoding FG-GAP repeat domain-containing protein has protein sequence MLDVNKDTWPDLIIAGEWMPITVILNQQGILKKSEKAVLGPGTTGWWNRLALEDLDKDGDQDLVAGNFGQNTQLKPTEKEPVTIVYGDFDQNEAIDPFLCYYIQGKSYPLVSRDEALNQMIPLRKKFTSYRAYANATITDILTPEQQQQAQTLQAATFQSVILENKGDGTFAMQELPLEAQFAPVYAIALVDVDHDGFKDIILGGNQSYTRLKIGKMDANYGMVLRNQGKLKFTYVPQWQSGLQVKGDVRDIAVIKKGSSTLLLFGRNNQSTQGYILNIPGL, from the coding sequence GTGCTGGACGTAAACAAAGACACCTGGCCCGATTTAATTATTGCGGGTGAGTGGATGCCCATCACCGTAATCTTGAACCAGCAAGGAATTTTAAAAAAATCTGAAAAAGCGGTGCTTGGCCCGGGTACTACCGGCTGGTGGAACCGTTTGGCCCTAGAAGATTTAGATAAAGACGGCGACCAGGATCTGGTAGCGGGCAACTTTGGGCAGAATACGCAATTAAAACCTACCGAAAAAGAGCCGGTTACAATAGTTTACGGCGATTTTGATCAGAACGAAGCCATTGATCCTTTTCTGTGTTATTATATCCAGGGTAAATCGTATCCATTAGTTAGCCGCGACGAAGCTTTAAATCAAATGATTCCGCTGCGCAAGAAGTTTACCAGTTACCGGGCGTACGCTAATGCCACCATAACTGATATTTTAACCCCGGAGCAACAGCAACAGGCTCAAACTCTGCAAGCCGCTACTTTCCAATCGGTTATCCTGGAAAACAAAGGCGACGGCACTTTTGCGATGCAGGAATTACCGCTGGAAGCCCAGTTTGCACCCGTGTATGCTATTGCCCTCGTGGACGTAGACCACGATGGTTTCAAGGATATTATTCTGGGCGGCAATCAATCTTACACCCGGTTAAAAATTGGAAAAATGGATGCCAATTATGGCATGGTGCTGCGTAATCAGGGAAAACTTAAATTTACGTACGTGCCCCAGTGGCAGAGCGGCTTACAGGTAAAAGGCGATGTCCGGGATATTGCGGTTATTAAAAAAGGCAGTTCTACCTTGTTGCTATTCGGCCGGAATAATCAAAGCACGCAAGGTTATATCCTTAACATTCCTGGTTTATGA
- a CDS encoding VCBS repeat-containing protein produces MKDFKRFDAAAVKAMRDEFAGDRLLRNDNGKFVDVSAQAGIKGNPIGFGLGVAIADVNQDGWPDIYVSNDYIEQDYFYLNNKNGTFTDKLEQAIGHVSYFSMGNEITDINNDGLPDILTLDMLPADNYRQKLLYGPENYETYQNMLQNGFYHQLMRNMLQLNNGDGTFSEVGQLAGISNTDWSWAPLVADFDNDGWKDLFITNGYLRDYTNMDFMKFYADQKMKEAQGSPTALMDIMKQMPATATQNYIFRNNGRLGFENKVKEWGFDQTFLSNGAVYADLDNDGDLEIITNNVNQEVAIYRNEARPATAHYLQVQCGAGYLAKALGTKVWVYSKGTQQYQEFYPSRGFQSSMYQPLHFGLGTATAADSVRVVWPDGKQQTLTQVKADQKIILEPSGAIKNGLPVTRVKTLLTAVSKDTLPYEHQEDEYNDFKRQLLMPNMLSYQGPRLAQADVDKDGLTDIYAAGAKGQAGTLLLQQKNGSWKASNPPAFVNDFMFEDTGAVFFDADQDGDPDLYVVSGGYAYLEKDMLLQDRLYLNDGTGNFSRAHGNIPYESSSDACVTTLDIDKDGDLDLFVGGG; encoded by the coding sequence GTGAAAGATTTTAAACGCTTTGATGCCGCGGCGGTAAAAGCCATGCGCGACGAGTTTGCCGGCGACCGGCTGTTGCGCAACGACAATGGTAAGTTTGTGGATGTAAGCGCCCAGGCTGGTATTAAAGGCAACCCAATTGGTTTTGGTTTAGGCGTGGCTATAGCGGATGTAAACCAGGATGGCTGGCCCGATATCTACGTATCCAACGATTACATTGAGCAGGATTATTTTTACCTGAATAATAAGAATGGTACTTTCACCGATAAGTTGGAGCAGGCTATCGGGCATGTAAGTTACTTTTCCATGGGCAACGAAATTACCGATATCAACAACGATGGCTTGCCGGATATTCTTACTTTAGACATGTTGCCTGCCGATAATTACCGGCAGAAATTACTGTACGGTCCCGAAAACTACGAGACCTACCAGAACATGCTCCAGAACGGGTTCTATCACCAGCTCATGCGGAATATGCTGCAATTAAACAACGGCGATGGTACTTTTAGCGAAGTGGGCCAGTTGGCGGGCATTTCCAACACCGATTGGAGCTGGGCACCGTTGGTAGCGGATTTCGACAACGATGGCTGGAAAGATTTGTTTATTACCAATGGTTACCTGCGCGATTACACCAACATGGACTTTATGAAGTTCTATGCCGACCAGAAAATGAAGGAAGCCCAGGGCAGTCCTACGGCCTTAATGGATATTATGAAGCAAATGCCGGCCACAGCTACCCAAAACTATATCTTTCGTAACAACGGCCGGTTAGGATTTGAGAATAAAGTAAAAGAATGGGGCTTCGATCAAACTTTTCTCTCAAATGGTGCTGTTTACGCCGACCTGGATAATGATGGCGATTTAGAAATAATTACAAACAACGTAAATCAGGAAGTTGCTATTTACCGCAACGAAGCGCGCCCTGCTACCGCACATTATTTGCAAGTACAATGCGGGGCCGGATATTTGGCCAAAGCTTTAGGAACCAAAGTCTGGGTGTACAGCAAAGGCACCCAGCAATATCAGGAATTTTACCCTTCGCGCGGCTTTCAGTCGAGTATGTACCAGCCGTTACATTTTGGTTTAGGTACGGCCACTGCTGCCGATAGCGTGCGCGTGGTATGGCCCGATGGTAAGCAGCAAACTTTAACGCAGGTAAAAGCCGATCAGAAAATAATTTTAGAACCTTCGGGAGCTATCAAAAATGGGTTGCCGGTAACACGGGTCAAAACGCTTTTAACCGCGGTAAGTAAAGATACTTTGCCCTACGAGCATCAAGAAGACGAATATAATGATTTTAAGCGGCAGTTATTAATGCCCAACATGTTGTCGTACCAGGGGCCTCGCCTCGCGCAGGCCGATGTTGATAAAGACGGGCTAACGGATATATACGCAGCTGGTGCCAAAGGGCAGGCTGGTACCTTGCTTTTGCAGCAGAAAAACGGGTCCTGGAAAGCTAGTAACCCGCCGGCTTTTGTAAACGATTTTATGTTTGAAGATACCGGCGCCGTCTTTTTTGACGCGGACCAGGACGGTGATCCGGATTTATACGTGGTAAGCGGCGGCTATGCGTACCTGGAAAAAGACATGCTGCTGCAAGACCGGTTGTACTTAAATGATGGCACTGGTAATTTTTCGCGGGCGCACGGTAATATTCCTTACGAAAGCAGCAGCGATGCCTGTGTTACAACCTTGGATATAGATAAAGACGGAGACCTGGACTTGTTCGTGGGGGGCGGGTAA
- a CDS encoding FG-GAP repeat domain-containing protein yields MKTKTITLKFKKNSPVRSNLRLKWRLTGQNLLFWGLFLLIAPRGLAQFTLLPAQQTGVGFVNKLTESETANVLAYEYFYNGGGAAVGDLNNDGLPDLFFTGNMVPDRLYINQGNLQFKDVTLKSGLNAAKGWKTGVSLVDLNQDGWLDIYVCYSGNGQPENRRNKLYLNNKNLTFSEKAAEYGLDLNTHSTQAAFLITTEMVIWTASA; encoded by the coding sequence TTGAAAACAAAAACAATTACGTTAAAATTTAAAAAAAACAGTCCTGTCCGGAGTAACCTACGTTTAAAATGGCGGTTAACTGGCCAAAACTTGCTATTCTGGGGTTTGTTTCTGTTAATCGCCCCGCGCGGCTTAGCTCAGTTTACATTATTGCCAGCCCAGCAAACCGGCGTTGGTTTTGTAAACAAATTAACCGAATCGGAGACGGCCAATGTGCTGGCTTACGAATATTTTTACAACGGCGGCGGCGCGGCAGTGGGCGATTTAAACAACGACGGCTTACCAGATTTGTTTTTTACGGGCAACATGGTTCCCGACCGGCTTTATATCAATCAGGGTAACCTGCAATTTAAGGATGTTACGCTTAAGTCGGGTTTGAATGCCGCCAAAGGCTGGAAAACGGGCGTGTCGCTGGTAGATCTAAACCAGGATGGCTGGCTGGACATTTACGTGTGCTATTCCGGCAACGGCCAACCGGAAAACCGGCGTAACAAACTTTACCTGAATAACAAAAACCTCACTTTCAGTGAAAAGGCCGCCGAATATGGGTTAGATTTAAATACCCACAGCACCCAGGCTGCTTTTTTGATTACGACAGAGATGGTGATCTGGACTGCTTCAGCCTGA